One genomic segment of Sanyastnella coralliicola includes these proteins:
- the gldG gene encoding gliding motility-associated ABC transporter substrate-binding protein GldG — MVEHKKTYRRNDLVQLLLSLAILVVIGFASSFAFAKIDLTEEKRHTLTESTEQMLGSLEETVYIRCYLDGDFPARFKRLQKAIRERLDEFDDFANGNIEYEFIDIYASEDDQTIGENEEALYEQGLQFTRIAYEENGVNNYQNIWPGAIMTYKGKEITVQLFNSQSPEPTDEMVNSSINNIEYEFASKLRMLMRDDRPAIGVLEGHDELLPIETADLVETLKDDYDVERVEIGGRVNALSDKVETAPERTNRYDLLIVAKPDSAFSRGDKIILDQFIMNGGAVLWMIDPIITDLDSLRVNQQALANTNEMGLYDMLFDYGVRINRNLIIDYQCAPILLDGGPLGNQRNMQLQNWYFAPVVIPDANAHPICTNLDPIHFDFTSSLSLVGNNPQVEKTVLLASSELSLERKAPVRVNPAIVDFDIDYFRNGPHESFPLAALLEGEFTSNFKGRLADTLVRDPNFAFRETSLPTRMIVVADGDIGRNKFMPVEGGFAPLPLGYDRYARKVVYDNKDFLLNAINYLLDDPEMISIRSRTIELRKLDAESIKDNRGLIQVLNVAGPLLVIAIAGMVLMWMRKRRYTEKYA, encoded by the coding sequence ATGGTAGAACACAAGAAGACATACCGCCGAAACGACTTGGTGCAGCTTCTGTTGAGCCTTGCCATTCTGGTAGTGATTGGTTTTGCTTCAAGCTTTGCTTTTGCTAAGATTGACTTGACCGAAGAGAAGCGTCACACACTCACGGAATCAACGGAGCAAATGCTTGGCTCGCTCGAGGAAACGGTCTACATCCGTTGTTACCTTGATGGAGATTTCCCAGCGCGTTTCAAGCGCCTACAGAAAGCGATTCGTGAACGCCTTGACGAATTCGATGATTTCGCTAACGGCAATATCGAGTACGAATTCATTGATATCTACGCATCTGAAGATGACCAGACGATTGGTGAGAACGAAGAAGCACTCTATGAACAAGGACTTCAGTTCACCCGCATCGCCTACGAAGAGAATGGTGTAAACAACTACCAGAACATCTGGCCAGGTGCAATAATGACCTATAAAGGGAAGGAGATCACTGTTCAGTTGTTCAATAGCCAGTCGCCTGAGCCAACGGATGAAATGGTGAATTCTTCGATCAACAACATCGAGTATGAGTTCGCTTCCAAGCTGCGAATGCTGATGCGCGACGATCGTCCGGCTATTGGTGTTTTAGAAGGACATGACGAGCTATTGCCAATCGAGACGGCTGATCTTGTTGAGACCTTGAAAGATGATTACGACGTCGAGCGTGTTGAGATCGGTGGCAGAGTGAACGCCTTGAGCGACAAAGTTGAAACTGCTCCAGAACGCACCAACCGTTATGATCTTCTCATCGTAGCTAAACCAGATAGCGCATTCTCAAGAGGTGATAAGATTATCCTTGATCAGTTCATCATGAACGGAGGTGCGGTGCTTTGGATGATTGACCCGATCATAACTGACCTTGATAGCCTTCGAGTAAATCAGCAAGCCCTAGCGAATACCAATGAAATGGGCTTGTACGACATGCTCTTCGACTATGGCGTTCGTATCAACCGCAACCTGATCATTGACTACCAGTGTGCTCCAATCCTTTTGGATGGAGGTCCGCTTGGGAACCAGCGCAACATGCAGCTTCAGAACTGGTATTTCGCGCCAGTGGTGATTCCTGATGCTAACGCACACCCGATTTGTACAAACTTAGATCCGATTCACTTTGACTTCACCTCTTCATTGAGCTTGGTTGGGAATAACCCTCAAGTTGAAAAGACGGTACTGCTGGCTTCCAGTGAACTTTCGCTTGAGCGCAAAGCCCCAGTAAGGGTGAATCCAGCGATTGTAGACTTTGATATTGATTATTTCCGCAACGGACCTCATGAATCATTCCCGCTAGCGGCCTTGCTAGAAGGGGAGTTCACAAGTAACTTCAAAGGGAGATTGGCTGATACACTCGTGCGTGATCCTAACTTCGCCTTCCGTGAAACAAGTTTGCCAACGCGTATGATTGTGGTTGCCGATGGTGATATCGGTCGCAACAAATTCATGCCAGTGGAAGGTGGCTTTGCACCGCTACCACTAGGATATGATCGCTACGCTCGCAAAGTAGTGTACGACAATAAAGATTTCCTTCTCAATGCAATCAACTACCTGCTGGATGATCCTGAAATGATCAGCATCCGTTCGCGTACGATTGAGCTGAGAAAGCTAGACGCTGAATCCATAAAAGACAATCGCGGCTTAATTCAAGTATTGAATGTTGCTGGTCCGCTGTTAGTTATCGCTATCGCGGGAATGGTTCTGATGTGGATGAGAAAGCGTCGTTATACTGAGAAATATGCGTAA
- the gldF gene encoding gliding motility-associated ABC transporter permease subunit GldF, with amino-acid sequence MLALLKKEIRSFLSSLIGYVVIAVFLLLVSLFMWIFPGQWNTLDVGLSNLDTLFFIAPWVFMFLIPAITMRSFSEEKRTGTIELLLTRPLSDMQIVLAKYLGGVMLVLISLLPTLVYFLTVHFIGNPVGNVDSGGTWGSYIGLLLLGSAYVSIGIFTSAITPNQIVSFLVSALICFFMFIGFESLGSFDLFGPLDDTVIALGMNDHYKSLSRGLVDSRDVVYFGILTALFLFASRTVLQSRRW; translated from the coding sequence ATGCTTGCACTACTAAAGAAAGAGATCCGTTCCTTCCTGAGTTCACTCATCGGTTACGTTGTAATCGCCGTGTTCTTACTCTTGGTGTCTCTGTTCATGTGGATTTTCCCTGGACAATGGAACACCTTGGACGTTGGTCTATCTAACCTCGATACCCTTTTCTTTATCGCCCCTTGGGTCTTTATGTTCTTGATTCCTGCCATCACCATGCGCAGTTTCTCAGAAGAGAAAAGAACCGGAACGATTGAGTTGCTCTTAACTCGTCCGCTTAGCGATATGCAAATTGTACTTGCGAAATATTTAGGAGGCGTGATGCTGGTTTTGATCAGCCTGCTTCCAACATTGGTGTACTTCCTAACGGTTCATTTCATTGGGAATCCTGTGGGGAACGTAGATAGCGGGGGGACGTGGGGCTCTTACATCGGGCTCTTGCTGCTCGGTAGCGCCTATGTCAGTATTGGGATTTTCACTTCTGCGATTACACCAAATCAGATTGTATCCTTCTTGGTTTCAGCGCTGATTTGCTTCTTCATGTTTATCGGTTTCGAATCTCTTGGGAGCTTTGATCTATTTGGTCCACTAGACGATACAGTGATTGCTCTGGGAATGAATGATCACTATAAAAGCCTTTCTCGAGGCTTGGTGGATTCACGAGATGTGGTCTACTTCGGTATTCTGACCGCACTCTTTCTATTTGCTTCACGAACAGTTTTACAAAGCAGAAGATGGTAG
- a CDS encoding putative quinol monooxygenase: MIVRIVKMVFRPEGVEEFLTTFEKFKSDIRNQPGCLHLELLQQKDGNTFFTYSYWESEKELNAYRDSETFKTVWPLTKKHFDAKPEAWTTEQMVVPGKNEVN; encoded by the coding sequence ATGATCGTTCGAATCGTTAAAATGGTCTTCCGCCCAGAGGGCGTGGAAGAATTCCTAACCACCTTTGAGAAATTCAAGAGCGATATCCGAAATCAACCAGGATGCCTGCACCTTGAGTTGCTGCAGCAGAAAGACGGTAACACCTTCTTCACTTACAGCTACTGGGAATCTGAGAAAGAGCTCAACGCATACCGCGATTCAGAGACGTTCAAAACTGTCTGGCCTTTAACGAAGAAACACTTCGATGCCAAGCCTGAGGCGTGGACCACAGAGCAAATGGTTGTTCCTGGGAAGAATGAAGTGAACTGA
- a CDS encoding SAM hydrolase/SAM-dependent halogenase family protein: MAILTFISDFGTADPYVAMVKGAVYSQLPEAKIVDISHEVSPFNVTEAAFHLRQSYSVFPRGTVHLIGVNADHSADTPHRIAVYDGHYFIAADGGIFSLIFDKQPDAVYDINVPYDSDILTFPVLHRLVKVACHLLRGGTPEVIARQAESVTEATRLRPIIDGDSIRGHVVYVDRFDNLVTDISSSMFREVGKSRDFTIHLRTERHKIEKISSHYNEVPNGEKVGLFNSAGVLEIGIGGGAPESGGGAAQLFGLKKGDLILVVFHDRSNR, translated from the coding sequence ATGGCGATCCTCACATTTATATCTGATTTTGGAACTGCTGATCCATACGTAGCTATGGTCAAGGGAGCCGTGTATTCACAGTTGCCCGAAGCGAAGATCGTTGACATTAGTCACGAGGTATCGCCGTTCAACGTTACAGAAGCCGCATTTCACTTACGCCAGTCATACTCCGTTTTTCCTAGAGGAACCGTGCATTTGATCGGAGTAAATGCCGATCATTCTGCCGATACTCCACACCGAATTGCGGTATATGACGGGCACTATTTCATCGCTGCCGATGGAGGGATTTTCTCCCTTATTTTCGACAAACAGCCAGATGCCGTTTATGATATTAACGTACCATACGACAGTGATATTCTAACCTTTCCGGTGCTACACCGATTGGTCAAAGTAGCTTGTCACTTGTTGCGTGGAGGAACACCTGAAGTCATTGCCCGTCAAGCAGAGTCAGTAACCGAGGCCACGAGGCTGCGTCCAATCATTGACGGCGACAGCATTCGTGGGCATGTGGTTTACGTCGACCGCTTTGATAATCTGGTCACAGACATCTCCTCAAGCATGTTCCGTGAGGTAGGGAAGAGTCGTGATTTCACTATTCACCTTCGTACGGAACGCCACAAGATTGAAAAGATCTCTAGTCATTACAACGAGGTGCCAAACGGGGAGAAGGTGGGCTTATTCAATAGCGCAGGTGTTCTTGAGATTGGAATTGGGGGAGGCGCTCCAGAATCAGGAGGAGGTGCTGCGCAGTTATTCGGCTTGAAAAAAGGAGACTTAATCTTAGTTGTATTCCATGATCGTTCGAATCGTTAA
- a CDS encoding PhoH family protein: MDQEKEISIPLVDPLVLFGANNSKFKLIKSYFPKLKIVARGSKVKVLGAPEEIERFEKKLELVLWHIEKYQRLTERNIERLMQADNEEVKNRAKDEDVLVYGPGGIKVTARTPNQRRLVKAVEDNDMVFAIGPAGTGKTYTAVALAVRALKEKEVRRIILTRPAVEAGENLGFLPGDLKEKLDPYMQPLYDGLTDMLPYEKVADYIEKGVIEVAPLAFMRGRTLDKAFVILDEAQNATVSQMKMFLTRMGQSAKFIITGDVSQVDLPRKQPSGLLRAVKILDNKEGISIIRLGGEDIIRHKLVTMVINAFEHDEKEREAYREAKKQEKKEANDEKKNNEE; this comes from the coding sequence TTGGACCAAGAGAAAGAAATTTCAATCCCCTTAGTTGATCCTTTGGTGTTGTTTGGAGCAAACAATTCCAAGTTCAAACTTATTAAGTCATACTTCCCGAAACTCAAGATTGTAGCGCGAGGAAGCAAAGTCAAGGTGCTCGGCGCACCCGAAGAAATTGAGCGCTTTGAAAAGAAGCTCGAGCTCGTTTTGTGGCATATCGAAAAGTACCAGCGACTCACCGAAAGAAATATTGAACGCCTGATGCAGGCCGATAACGAAGAGGTGAAAAACCGCGCGAAAGACGAAGATGTGCTGGTTTACGGACCTGGAGGTATCAAAGTCACGGCAAGAACTCCCAATCAACGACGCCTCGTAAAGGCCGTTGAAGACAATGATATGGTCTTTGCGATCGGTCCGGCCGGTACTGGTAAGACATACACCGCAGTTGCGCTCGCTGTTCGTGCCTTGAAAGAAAAGGAAGTACGACGAATTATCCTCACACGTCCTGCTGTTGAAGCCGGAGAGAACCTCGGTTTCCTGCCAGGAGATTTGAAAGAAAAGCTAGACCCGTACATGCAGCCTTTGTATGACGGTCTGACAGATATGCTGCCTTACGAAAAGGTGGCCGATTACATTGAGAAGGGCGTTATTGAGGTGGCTCCCCTCGCCTTCATGCGTGGACGTACGCTCGACAAGGCCTTCGTCATTCTCGATGAGGCGCAGAATGCCACGGTATCTCAGATGAAAATGTTCTTGACCCGCATGGGACAAAGCGCCAAGTTCATTATCACTGGAGACGTATCCCAGGTCGACCTTCCACGTAAACAGCCTTCTGGTTTGTTACGCGCGGTGAAGATTCTCGACAACAAAGAAGGCATCTCCATCATCCGTCTTGGAGGTGAAGATATCATTCGCCACAAGCTGGTAACGATGGTTATCAACGCCTTCGAACACGACGAGAAGGAACGAGAGGCCTACCGTGAAGCAAAGAAGCAAGAGAAGAAAGAAGCGAACGACGAAAAGAAGAACAATGAAGAGTAA
- a CDS encoding phosphoribosylaminoimidazolesuccinocarboxamide synthase, translating into MNSIYTTDFQFKGQTSVYHGKVRDVYSIGEDLLVMVASDRISAFDVILKRGIPFKGQVLNQLASSFLDQTSDIVPNWKIASPDPNVTVGHKCDAFRVEMVIRGYLTGHAWRTYKSGKRTLCGVTMPEGMKEHDRFPEPIITPATKAEEGHDEDISREEILAQGIVAEEYYVQLEDYTRKLFARGTEIAAKNGLILVDTKYEFGVKDGKVYLIDEIHTPDSSRYFYADGYEERQANGEAQKQLSKEFVREWLMANDFMGQDGQTQPIMDDAFVDSVSDRYIELFEKVTGSSFEKADQSQLLTRVKNNVDAWLEANS; encoded by the coding sequence ATGAACAGTATCTACACTACTGATTTTCAATTCAAAGGACAAACTTCAGTTTATCACGGGAAAGTCCGTGACGTTTATTCAATTGGTGAAGATCTACTCGTAATGGTAGCGTCAGATCGCATCTCCGCATTCGATGTTATCCTGAAGAGAGGTATCCCATTTAAAGGTCAAGTTTTGAATCAACTTGCCAGCTCATTCCTAGATCAAACTTCTGACATCGTTCCCAACTGGAAGATTGCCAGTCCAGACCCAAATGTCACCGTAGGACATAAGTGCGATGCCTTCCGTGTGGAAATGGTTATTCGCGGCTACTTGACAGGACATGCTTGGAGAACTTATAAGTCGGGTAAACGCACTCTTTGTGGTGTGACGATGCCTGAAGGCATGAAAGAGCACGATCGCTTTCCAGAACCCATCATTACCCCTGCTACTAAAGCAGAAGAAGGACACGATGAAGACATCAGCCGTGAAGAGATCCTAGCTCAAGGCATTGTGGCTGAAGAGTACTACGTGCAACTAGAAGACTACACTCGCAAGCTTTTTGCTCGAGGTACAGAGATCGCAGCGAAGAACGGACTGATCCTCGTAGACACGAAGTATGAGTTTGGAGTGAAAGATGGGAAGGTGTACTTAATTGATGAAATTCACACACCAGATTCATCTCGCTACTTCTACGCAGATGGTTACGAGGAGCGTCAAGCGAATGGCGAAGCGCAAAAGCAATTAAGTAAAGAGTTTGTACGCGAGTGGCTTATGGCTAATGATTTCATGGGGCAAGACGGACAAACGCAGCCAATCATGGATGATGCCTTCGTGGACTCTGTATCCGACAGATACATTGAGCTTTTCGAAAAAGTGACAGGAAGCAGTTTTGAAAAGGCTGATCAGAGCCAATTGCTGACAAGAGTCAAGAATAACGTAGATGCTTGGCTGGAAGCGAATAGCTAA
- a CDS encoding ClpP family protease: protein MERAIRFMAPVNNKTADRLFKSVDELITKGTSHIHLLLSTPGGSVFHGLSLHNYLKGIPVPVSTYNFGSVDSIGVVIYCAGANRYVVPHSRFLIHSVKLNLKGGLSVDEKQIDEYLKSVKIDQHNIARVMSDTTGRSVESLESDMVNRTTLSPEQAVQYGLAHEIRQELIKPGMEMITIGEPVDGDKYQPRGVRFGK from the coding sequence ATGGAACGAGCGATTCGTTTTATGGCGCCAGTGAATAACAAAACTGCTGATCGCCTATTCAAATCTGTAGATGAACTCATCACCAAGGGAACATCACACATTCACCTACTACTTTCAACACCAGGAGGGTCTGTATTCCACGGACTATCACTACACAACTACCTTAAGGGAATTCCGGTCCCGGTATCTACCTACAACTTTGGTTCTGTAGACTCTATCGGGGTAGTGATCTATTGCGCTGGCGCAAACCGCTATGTAGTTCCACACTCACGTTTTCTCATTCACAGCGTGAAGCTCAACCTCAAAGGCGGTTTGTCAGTAGATGAAAAACAAATCGATGAGTACCTGAAGAGCGTAAAGATTGATCAACACAACATCGCCCGCGTCATGAGCGACACCACCGGAAGATCAGTAGAGTCACTAGAGTCTGATATGGTGAATCGCACAACCCTAAGTCCAGAACAAGCGGTACAATACGGCCTAGCGCACGAAATCAGACAAGAGCTCATCAAACCAGGCATGGAGATGATCACCATCGGCGAACCAGTAGATGGAGATAAGTACCAGCCGAGGGGTGTGAGATTCGGAAAGTGA
- a CDS encoding gliding motility-associated C-terminal domain-containing protein, producing MSSLTQHINHWKTCLVALVLFVAAGQAQAQCGACEFLSGNLVTNGDFQQGNTGFTTDYNLATVNGPWGLLSFEGNYVIGSNAANFHDFFAGFDHTNPPTGNYMIVNGSSLPNTNVWCQTIDVEPDTWYSFSAWGRNVDTNPNNTIYAQLQFNINGVPLGASQTVSGGWQEFAEDWYSGANTSIDICLVNQQTNGGGNDFGIDDITFTTCMPYVVENIIDAGNDITICSGETVQLGSTDIDNFSYEWTGDGLNDDEIANPSVTLVNGGSTPVTFTYDLVADTAGLGCVQTDQITVTVNPLPTPDLGEDVVICEGESTVLDVGQGWESVEWSTQESTNQITVDQPGGYSVTVSSLGCEASDDIAVTTPFLPTIALGPDTSICVDGDFTFSANAEGLWSTGDVGTSITVNQQGWYWMEVENQGCTRRDSVFLNVIAYPQVNLPEEVFLCPGETVTLGASQPGLWSNGQMSDSITVSAEGDYSVILNNQQCYVNDETSIFNLQYPEVVLVDDQILCMRDIVDLDASGPWNDSVLWNDGSTEFMREITESGYYQAIVSNQCGTDSAEVTLVFEDCDYALYIPNAFTPDNDGLNDVWCPETLNIVEFELILFNRWGEEVWRTNETGQCWNGSFQGGGHYVMDGVYSYITKAISHKGNAIVRKGSVVILR from the coding sequence TTGAGTTCTCTCACTCAACATATCAATCACTGGAAAACCTGTCTAGTAGCGCTCGTCTTATTCGTAGCGGCAGGACAAGCGCAGGCGCAATGTGGGGCCTGTGAGTTCTTGAGCGGAAATTTGGTCACCAATGGCGACTTTCAGCAAGGAAATACAGGCTTTACAACCGATTACAATTTGGCTACGGTAAATGGTCCTTGGGGATTATTATCGTTTGAAGGGAACTATGTCATCGGTTCGAATGCGGCCAATTTCCATGATTTCTTCGCAGGGTTTGATCATACGAATCCGCCGACAGGGAATTACATGATCGTGAATGGTTCTTCATTGCCGAATACCAATGTTTGGTGTCAAACCATTGACGTTGAACCCGATACATGGTATAGCTTCTCAGCATGGGGTAGGAATGTAGATACCAACCCAAACAACACGATATACGCCCAGTTACAATTCAATATTAACGGAGTTCCTCTCGGGGCTTCTCAAACGGTGAGTGGCGGTTGGCAAGAATTCGCGGAAGACTGGTACAGTGGGGCCAATACATCGATTGATATCTGTTTGGTGAACCAACAAACCAATGGAGGGGGCAATGATTTTGGAATCGACGATATCACCTTCACAACCTGCATGCCTTACGTAGTTGAGAATATCATTGATGCTGGAAACGATATTACCATTTGCAGTGGTGAGACGGTGCAGCTTGGATCGACGGATATCGACAATTTTAGCTATGAATGGACAGGAGATGGCTTGAACGACGATGAAATCGCCAATCCTTCTGTGACTTTGGTAAACGGTGGCTCTACGCCAGTGACTTTCACTTACGACCTGGTAGCGGATACTGCTGGTTTAGGTTGTGTTCAAACAGATCAAATCACGGTCACAGTGAATCCGCTTCCGACTCCTGATTTAGGAGAGGATGTTGTGATTTGTGAAGGGGAGAGCACGGTATTAGACGTCGGGCAAGGCTGGGAGTCTGTAGAATGGAGTACCCAGGAGTCTACCAATCAAATTACTGTTGATCAACCTGGAGGTTATTCTGTGACGGTTAGTTCACTCGGTTGTGAGGCTAGCGATGATATCGCGGTAACTACGCCGTTCCTGCCGACCATTGCCCTTGGTCCTGATACTTCGATATGTGTTGATGGTGATTTTACTTTTAGCGCTAACGCGGAAGGGCTTTGGAGCACAGGGGATGTTGGCACTTCAATCACAGTGAACCAACAAGGTTGGTACTGGATGGAAGTGGAGAACCAAGGATGCACACGAAGAGATTCTGTTTTCTTAAATGTCATCGCCTACCCGCAGGTTAACTTACCTGAAGAGGTGTTCTTATGTCCGGGAGAGACGGTGACCCTGGGAGCTTCTCAACCAGGCTTATGGTCCAACGGACAGATGTCTGACTCGATCACCGTTTCTGCAGAAGGAGACTATAGCGTCATTCTCAACAACCAACAATGCTACGTCAACGATGAGACGAGCATTTTCAATCTTCAATATCCTGAAGTCGTGCTGGTGGATGACCAGATACTGTGCATGCGAGACATTGTCGATTTAGACGCCAGTGGTCCATGGAATGATTCGGTCCTATGGAATGATGGCAGTACTGAGTTCATGCGGGAGATCACGGAGAGCGGGTATTATCAAGCAATTGTATCGAACCAATGTGGCACAGATTCCGCAGAGGTGACCTTAGTATTTGAAGACTGTGACTATGCGCTCTACATTCCAAATGCCTTTACTCCTGATAACGACGGATTGAATGATGTTTGGTGTCCGGAAACGCTCAACATCGTAGAATTCGAGTTGATTCTATTCAACCGATGGGGAGAAGAGGTATGGCGTACGAATGAAACCGGCCAGTGCTGGAATGGATCATTCCAAGGTGGCGGTCATTACGTGATGGATGGGGTGTACTCTTACATCACCAAAGCCATCAGTCATAAAGGAAATGCCATCGTTCGTAAAGGAAGTGTGGTTATCTTACGATAG